Within Halalkalibaculum roseum, the genomic segment TCTTTCCAAACAGCCTAAAGGCCAAACCGTTTCAGCTGCGGATCTCGCAAAGCCGTTGAACTGTCCGGCAGCCTATCTCTCCCAAGTGCTCTCCAAACTCAAACCCTCGGGTATACTGAAATCACAACGGGGACTCAAAGGCGGGGTATATCTCGCAAAAGCACCCGAAGAGATATTTTTGATGGATGTGATAGAAGCGATAGATGGCACCGAATTTTTTAAGAAATGTTTTTTGGGTATCGAGGGATGCGGTCATATTGAACCTTGTCCCTTTCATGAATTTTGGTCGGCAGAGCGAATAAAAATTCAGGAGTGGCTGAGCAACACGAGCTTTCTGGAAGTTGAAGAGTCGATGTCTGACGCCTGGTTTCACTTAAGACTTCAATACTCCTAAGTACTTCATCAAAACTATGAATACAGATACTCTCACAGATCAACGGACAGCATGTTTTCACTGCGGTGAAGACTGTAGGGAGGGTACGGTATATATAGATGACAAAGCGTTCTGTTGCAGTGGGTGTAAAATGGTTTATGAGATTCTTGACGAAAATGAACTCAACACCTATTACTGTCTTGAAAGTCAGCCCGGCATTTCATTTAAAAAGTATACGAACTCAGGACGTTTTGACTACCTCGACGACCTGCAAGTTATTGAAAAGCTCACCGATTTTAAGAACGACAATTACCGGACCGTCTCTTTTTACATCCCCAATATACACTGTACGTCATGTGTATGGCTGTTGGAGAACCTATACAAGCTAGATCCAGGTGTTACGAAGAGCTCTGTGAATTTCATGAAACGGGAAATCAGTATCTCTTTCAGAGATGATGAAACCGGGCTCCGATCCATTGTGGAGCTTTTGGCCTCTATAGGCTACGAGCCGGAATTACGCCTTGAAAAACTTGATGGCAAGAAATCACCCTCCCCCGACAGAAAGTTGTGGCTGAAAATGGGAGTGGCAGGTTTTGCCTTTGGCAACATCATGTTGTTCAGTTTTCCGGAATATCTTTCCGGCTCTACTTTGAACAACCAGGGTTCATTTCATACCCTGTTCGGCATACTAAACATACTGCTCGCAATTCCCGTGCTGTTTTATAGCGCCGGTGATTACCTGAAATCAGCCTGGGCTGCCATTAGCCAGGGAGGCATCAATCTCGATGTCCCCATATCAATGGGTATACTGGCTCTCTTTTCGCGCAGTGTTTATGAAATCAGCACCGGGATAGGAGCCGGATACATGGACTCCCTGACAGGACTGGTATTTTTTCTACTCATCGGTCGCATGATCCAGAAGAAAACATATGAACGGCTCTCCTTCGACCGCGACTACAAGTCATACCTCCCCATTTCCGTTACCGTTCAGGATGAGAACGGGAATGAGCGAACCCAATCTATAGACAGGTTGGAGGAAGGCACTACTCTCATTATCAGAAATCGCGAGCTGGTACCCGCTGATGCCGAACTGCAATCGGAAAAGTGCTTTGTTGACTACAGCTTTATAACCGGTGAATCGGAGCCGGTTGAGATTACCGAAGGAGAAACTATATATGCCGGCGGAAAAATCATCGGTCCTGCGGCCACCATGCAAACCGTAAAGAAGGTCTCCAACAGCTACCTCACAAAATTGTGGAATGATTCAGCATTTGATGATTCAATCCAAAGACCGGCTGTTAGCTCTTTGGCAGATAGAATTAGTCCACATTTTACCCTGGCTGTATTGATGATCGCCATAACCGCCGGACTGCTCTGGTGGCCGGTTAGTGTGGAAATGGCCATCACGGTCTTCACGGCCGTATTGATTATTGCCTGTCCTTGCGCCCTGGCACTTTCTACACCTTTTACACTGGGTTCGGCCCTAAACATATTTTCCAGAAACGGACTCTATATCAAAGGAATTGAAGTGATTGAAAAGCTGGCAAAGGCTTCTTCTATCGTATTTGATAAAACGGGCACACTTACAGAGGCAGATAATGCGGATGTAACCTTCCATGGAACACCTCTGACATCGCATGAGAAAGCAATGATCAAGTCAGCAGCTCAACACTCCATCCACCCGCTTAGCCAGAAGATTGCTGCCGGCTTGGAAGAAAAAGATCTTGGTAATGTTTCCCATTTTGAAGAAACCGTAAACAAAGGAATATCTGCTGAAATAAATGGCATTCAACTCAGGCTTGGTTCACAATCTTTTGTCGCATCTCATTTAAAAGAAGATACTATTCCGGAAACAGCCGCCGGGCGAGCTGTCTCTGTGGTTCATATTGCTATTGGCGGCCATTGGAAAGGATGGTTTGAGATAGCTAACAGTTATCGTAGCGGTATGGAGGAGATGCTGGATCGATTCAAAGAACGCTTATCAACCTATCTGATTTCGGGTGATAATGATTCACAACAGAAGCAGTTCGAACCCTATTTTCCGGCCCATGCTCTGCGCTTTGAACAAAGTCCTGAGCAGAAGCTGGATTTTATTCGCAGTCTCCAGGAGGATGGCGGTAATGTCATTATGATCGGAGACGGTCTAAACGATGCCGGTGCCTTGCGGCAAAGCGATTTCGGTATTGCCCTCACAGACAATATCAGTGCATTCACCCCGGCTTGCGATGCCATTCTCGACGGTAACTCTTTGAGTAAGATGAATCAGTTTCTCGATTTTTCCCAAGCCAGCATACGGGTAATTAAGCTGAGCTTTGGGCTTTCGCTGCTTTACAATATTGTCGGATTAAGTTTCGCAGTAGCAGGACAGCTTTCACCGCTGGTCGCCGCCATACTGATGCCTCTCAGCTCAATCAGTATCATGATCTTCACAACTGCGGGAACGCATCTGGCCGCTAAAAATACGGGGTTACTGACATGGAAGTGATATTTCTGCTAATCGGATTCAGCTTACTGGTGGCACTCATCTTTCTCGGCCTGTTCATATGGGCAGTTAAAGATGGGCAGTACGACGATTCTTACACACCGTCCATTCGCATTTTATTCGACAAACATACATCAAATACAAAAGAACAATCAACAAACACAACTAAAACAAATAACGATTAATGGCTGTAGATACTTTTTATTACGACAATGATATAGTCAAGAAGTTCGGGATAGCGACAGTCTTCTGGGGTATCATCGGGTTCCTCGTCGGTCTTACCGTGGCCCTGAAACTAATCTATCCGGATTTTCTCGGCTTCATACCGGAGCTCTCATACGGGCGACTGCGACCGCTACATACCAATGCGGTAATCTTTGCTTTTGCAGGTAACGCCATATTTTATGGTGTATACTATTCCCTGCCCAGGCTGTGTAAAGCAGAAATGTGGAGCAAAGCACTAAGCAAAATAAACTTCTGGGGCTGGCAGGCAATTATTCTTTCTGCCGTATTTACCCTTCCTCTGGGTATCACAACCAGTAAGGAATACGCCGAACTGGAATGGCCTATTGATATTGCTATTGCAGTAATATGGGTCATCTTCGGCATCAACATGCTGATGACAATCTGGAAAAGAAGAGAGCGGCATCTTTATGTGGCTATCTGGTTTTACATCGCTACTTTCGTCACCGTGGCCGTACTCCATATTGTTAACTCTATAGAGGTTCCGGCTACCATCCTCAAGAGCTACCCGGTATATGCCGGCGTTCAGGATGCCCTGGTTCAGTGGTGGTACGGGCATAATGCGGTGGCCTTCTTTCTTACCACACCCTTCCTGGGGATCATGTACTACTTCATCCCCAAGGCAGCCAATCGTCCGATATTTTCCTATCGGCTCTCTATTGTCCACTTCTGGTCGTTGATTTTTCTCTACATCTGGGCCGGTCCGCACCACCTGCTCTATACGGCACTTCCGGGTTGGGCCCAGGCACTTGGCACTGTCTTCAGCCTGATGCTGATTGCACCCTCATGGGGCGGTATGCTTAACGGCTTACTAACTCTTCGCGGAGCTTGGGATCGAGTTCGCGAGGACCCGGTTCTTAAATTCCTGGTTGTGGGTATCACCGCTTATGGCATGTCCACATTCGAAGGGCCGATGCTATCTATAGCCAATGTCAATGCTATTGCGCACTACAGCGATTACATTATCGGTCATGTACACCTCGGTGCCCTGCTTTGGAACGGTGGCCTGACATTCGCCATGCTTTACTATATCACACCACGCATTTACAAAACCGACTTGTACTCCATCAAACTGGCCAATGTACATTTCTGGTTTGCTACTATGGGTGCAGTCTTCTATGTGATCCCCATGTACTGGGGTGGAATCACTCAAAGCCTCATGTGGAAAGAATTTACCAGCGAAGGTCTGCTCGCTTATCCAAACTTCCTGGAAACAGTACAGCAGATTATTCCTATGTATGCGCTCAGAGCCTTTGGCGGCACCTTGTTCATCATCGGTGCCTGCTTTGCGGTTTACAACCTGTATCGTACAGCCAAGAGCGGACAGTTTGTTGCGGCTGAAGAGGATCAGGCACAACCGATTGCGGATCCTGCCGGAAACAGCAATGAGAAATGGCACCGTAGACTGGAAAGCCGACCGGTGCAATTTACTGCCCTGACCCTTGTAGTGATATTGATCGGCGGTATAATTGAATACGTGCCGACGGCACTCGTTGATTCCAACGTACCGACCATTTCAAGCGTCAAGCCTTACACCCCGCTGGAAATTGAAGGACGCGATATCTATATCGCCGAGGGATGTAATAACTGTCACTCGCAGATGATACGTCCTTTCCGCTCGGAGACCGAACGGTATGGGGAGTATTCCAAAGCGGGAGAATTTGTGTACGACCACCCTCACCTATGGGGTTCCAAACGTACCGGCCCCGACCTGCATCGCTCCGGTGGCAAGTATCCCGACTCCTGGCACCTGCGCCACATGCATGATCCTAACTCGACTTCCCCGGGCTCCATTATGCCCGCTTACCCATGGCTGCTTAGCCAGGAGATGGATATGGAGACCATCGACGAGCGGATTTCCGCCCTACGCGCTGTGGGCGTCCCCTATGCCGAAGGCTATGAAGACCAGGCATTGGAAGATCTGAAGGCCCAGGCTGACGAGATTACACAGGGACTGCATCAAGCCGGTTTCAAAGAGGTGGGAGGCATTGAAATCACCTCTGACAAGCAGATTATAGCCATTATCGCTTACCTGCAGCGTCTCGGAATCGATATCAAAGGCAATAATAATCCTTTTGAAGAGCTGCCATCCAGCAAGGTTCTGGGAACAGGCATGCTAGAACAGAAGGCACAAAATTAAAAGTCGACATGTATAAAGAGGTTTTACGATCAATAGAAGGGATTGGCATTTTCCCCAGCATATCACTGGTACTCTTCCTGGGCTTTTTTATCGGGTTGATCATCTACCTGGTAAAAAAAGGAAAGTCACATTTCGAAGATGTCTCCCGTCTGCCTCTGGAGTCAGACGATCCAATTGATAATCACAAACATAAAATATCATGAAAGTATTTGACGACGAGAAGGATAAGCTGCTGGATCACGAATACGACGGCATCCGTGAGCTTGATAATCATATGCCGGTTTGGTGGCTGTGGCTGTTCTATTTTACCATCGCCTTCGGTGTGGGTTATATGCTCTATTACCAGGTATTGGGATGGGGACCCACCCAGCACGAAGAATACCAGCAGGAAATGGCGGCTGCAGAAGCCCGATTCGGTTC encodes:
- the ccoN gene encoding cytochrome-c oxidase, cbb3-type subunit I; the protein is MAVDTFYYDNDIVKKFGIATVFWGIIGFLVGLTVALKLIYPDFLGFIPELSYGRLRPLHTNAVIFAFAGNAIFYGVYYSLPRLCKAEMWSKALSKINFWGWQAIILSAVFTLPLGITTSKEYAELEWPIDIAIAVIWVIFGINMLMTIWKRRERHLYVAIWFYIATFVTVAVLHIVNSIEVPATILKSYPVYAGVQDALVQWWYGHNAVAFFLTTPFLGIMYYFIPKAANRPIFSYRLSIVHFWSLIFLYIWAGPHHLLYTALPGWAQALGTVFSLMLIAPSWGGMLNGLLTLRGAWDRVREDPVLKFLVVGITAYGMSTFEGPMLSIANVNAIAHYSDYIIGHVHLGALLWNGGLTFAMLYYITPRIYKTDLYSIKLANVHFWFATMGAVFYVIPMYWGGITQSLMWKEFTSEGLLAYPNFLETVQQIIPMYALRAFGGTLFIIGACFAVYNLYRTAKSGQFVAAEEDQAQPIADPAGNSNEKWHRRLESRPVQFTALTLVVILIGGIIEYVPTALVDSNVPTISSVKPYTPLEIEGRDIYIAEGCNNCHSQMIRPFRSETERYGEYSKAGEFVYDHPHLWGSKRTGPDLHRSGGKYPDSWHLRHMHDPNSTSPGSIMPAYPWLLSQEMDMETIDERISALRAVGVPYAEGYEDQALEDLKAQADEITQGLHQAGFKEVGGIEITSDKQIIAIIAYLQRLGIDIKGNNNPFEELPSSKVLGTGMLEQKAQN
- a CDS encoding RrF2 family transcriptional regulator, with product MKLISQGAQYAISAIIALSKQPKGQTVSAADLAKPLNCPAAYLSQVLSKLKPSGILKSQRGLKGGVYLAKAPEEIFLMDVIEAIDGTEFFKKCFLGIEGCGHIEPCPFHEFWSAERIKIQEWLSNTSFLEVEESMSDAWFHLRLQYS
- the ccoS gene encoding cbb3-type cytochrome oxidase assembly protein CcoS, with protein sequence MEVIFLLIGFSLLVALIFLGLFIWAVKDGQYDDSYTPSIRILFDKHTSNTKEQSTNTTKTNND
- a CDS encoding heavy metal translocating P-type ATPase → MNTDTLTDQRTACFHCGEDCREGTVYIDDKAFCCSGCKMVYEILDENELNTYYCLESQPGISFKKYTNSGRFDYLDDLQVIEKLTDFKNDNYRTVSFYIPNIHCTSCVWLLENLYKLDPGVTKSSVNFMKREISISFRDDETGLRSIVELLASIGYEPELRLEKLDGKKSPSPDRKLWLKMGVAGFAFGNIMLFSFPEYLSGSTLNNQGSFHTLFGILNILLAIPVLFYSAGDYLKSAWAAISQGGINLDVPISMGILALFSRSVYEISTGIGAGYMDSLTGLVFFLLIGRMIQKKTYERLSFDRDYKSYLPISVTVQDENGNERTQSIDRLEEGTTLIIRNRELVPADAELQSEKCFVDYSFITGESEPVEITEGETIYAGGKIIGPAATMQTVKKVSNSYLTKLWNDSAFDDSIQRPAVSSLADRISPHFTLAVLMIAITAGLLWWPVSVEMAITVFTAVLIIACPCALALSTPFTLGSALNIFSRNGLYIKGIEVIEKLAKASSIVFDKTGTLTEADNADVTFHGTPLTSHEKAMIKSAAQHSIHPLSQKIAAGLEEKDLGNVSHFEETVNKGISAEINGIQLRLGSQSFVASHLKEDTIPETAAGRAVSVVHIAIGGHWKGWFEIANSYRSGMEEMLDRFKERLSTYLISGDNDSQQKQFEPYFPAHALRFEQSPEQKLDFIRSLQEDGGNVIMIGDGLNDAGALRQSDFGIALTDNISAFTPACDAILDGNSLSKMNQFLDFSQASIRVIKLSFGLSLLYNIVGLSFAVAGQLSPLVAAILMPLSSISIMIFTTAGTHLAAKNTGLLTWK
- a CDS encoding cbb3-type cytochrome oxidase subunit 3; the encoded protein is MYKEVLRSIEGIGIFPSISLVLFLGFFIGLIIYLVKKGKSHFEDVSRLPLESDDPIDNHKHKIS